Below is a window of Flavobacterium cyclinae DNA.
ATTCGCAAGTGCAATATTGGGAACCGGCAAAATGGGTAGCAAAATTACGTGTTATGAAAACTAACGATAAGCAATTATTCTTAGACACCAATATGGATGCTGGTCATGGTGGTGCATCAGGCCGTTTTGAAGCATTAAAAGAATTGGCCAAAGAATTTGCGTTTTTGTTAGATTTAGAAAAAATTAAGAAGTAGTTAAACTTTTTTTTGTTAAATTTGCAAGGTTTTGGAATTACCTAAAAGTGATTGCAATCCAAAAAATTAAGTATAAAATACTAAAAATGCTAGTAAAGCATAGTATTTTGGAAACATTAAAACAAACAGTATCTTCATATGAAAGAAGAAATAAAAGCCTATAATAGTGTATTAGATTTAATTGGGAATACACCATTAATCAAACTGAATAAAGTTTCAGCTGATTTACCAGGTAATTTCTATGCAAAAGTTGAAGCCTTTAATCCAGGACACTCTACAAAAGACCGAATCGCGTTATATATTATTGAAGAAGCAGAAAAAAGAGGTATCTTAAAACCTGGAGATACCATTATTGAAACTACTTCAGGAAATACTGGTTTTAGTTTGGCAATGGTTAGCATCATTAAAGGGTACGATTGTATTTTAGCAGTGAGTTCAAAATCATCAAAAGATAAAATCGATATGTTGCGTTCAATGGGAGCTAAGGTTTATGTTTGTCCGGCTCACGTTTCTGCAGATGATGAACGTTCGTACTACAATGTTGCTAAAAGATTACACGAAGAAACAAAAGGATCTGTTTATATTAACCAATATTTCAACGAATTAAACGTTGATGCTCATTACAATTCTACAGGACCAGAAATTTGGGAACAAACAAACGGTCAAATTACACACTTAGTGGCGTGTAGTGGAACTGGAGGAACTATTTCGGGAACTGCACGTTTCTTAAAAGAGCAAAATCCAAATATTAAAATTTTAGGAGTTGATGCTTTTGGTTCGGTTTTAAAAAAATACCACGAGACTAAAGAGTTTGATAACGCTGAAATTTATCCATACCGTATTGAAGGTTTAGGTAAAAACTTAATTCCAACGGCTACCGATTTTGATGTGATTGATAAATTTATCAAGGTTTCCGATGAAGAAAGTGCACACACAGCAAGAGAATTAGCTAAAAAAGAAGGTTTATTCGTAGGATATACTTCTGGAGCTGCTTTTCAAGCCGTGAAACAATATGCAGAGGAAGGTGAATTTGATGCCAACAGTAAAGTTGTTATTATTTTCCCTGATCATGGTTCAAGATACATGAGTAAAGTATTTAGTGATGATTGGATGAACGAACAAGGTTTCTTTGATTCTGTAAACCAAGAAGAAGCTTTAAAAATTGAAATTATCAAGTAATTGATTTTAGATATAGAAAATCCTGAGTGAGAGCTCAGGATTTTTTTGTTTTGTGGGCACGCTAATGTGATTCCGCTCTATCAGGTCTTAAGTGGTTTTTACTTTAATCCATTATGTTTAACTTTTAGACCGTGTCCAATTGTATCATTCTTATTTTTAAAACATAACAATGTAAAAGACTTACTATTATTAAACTTTTTTGAAGGTTTTAAAACTGCAAATTTGTAAAACTCCTTATCGTTTCTTCCAAGTTTAATGTCATAAAAATAAATTGTATCGTTTTTAATTTCATACTTACCAATAGTTTCAGTCATTCCAAAACAAACACTTTTAGCTGAAATTTTTTTATTTTCTTTTAGTTTTAAAGTCATCGAACAACCAGCAACTCCTTCTCTTTCTGCAATTAATATATTTTTACTTTCAAATTTTTCAAAGTCAATTATTCCAAATGGTTTAATAAAAGTCAATATTAAAACTATTAAAAGTAGTCCAATAGAAAACATTTGCTTTTTGTTTTTAGATCTTTCTTTAAAAGCTAAAAATATATAACGAATAGTAATAATACATAGTCCTAAATAAACTAAAAATAATATTAGAGAAATAGGCAATGATATAAAGCCAAGATTGCTTTTCCAATAGTAAGATGTGTTTACTATTAGGAAGAAAATTATTGTAATTGCATATAATATTTTATTTTTTTGTTTCAATTTTTTAGTCTTTTCTTCTATTAAGCTAATATATAAAAAAATCCTCACAATTTCTTGCGAGGATTACGTATATAAGGTTGAAAAGGTTTACTCAGCGCTTTCTTGCATCGTATGATATACGTTCATTACATCATCGTCTTCTTCAATTTTTTCTAATAGTTTTTCAACATCAGCAACTTGGTCTGCTGTTAGTTCTTTGGTCACTTGTGGTATTCTTTCAAATCCAGAAGATAAGATTTCTAAACCACGAGATTCTAATTCTTTTTGGATAGCACCAAAGCTTTCAAAAGGAGCGTACATAACTATTCCGTCTTCGTCAGCAAAGATTTCTTCTACACCAAAATCAATCATTTCTAATTCTAATTCTTCCACATCTTGTCCTTCTGCTGGAATTCTAAAATTACAGGTATGATCAAACATAAATTCAACCGAACCTTGAGTTCCTAAAGTTCCATTACATTTGTTAAAGTAACTTCTAATGTTAGCAACGGTTCTGTTGTTGTTATCGGTAGCGGTTTCAATTAAAATAGCAATTCCATGAGGTGCATAGCCTTCAAATAATACTTCTTTATAGTTAGCTGTATCTTTATCCGATGCTTTTTTAATAGCGCGTTCTACGTTTTCTTTTGGCATATTAGCTGCCTTCGCATTTTGGATTACCGCTCTCAATCGCGCATTTGACTCTGGATTTGGTCCTCCTTCTTTAACGGCAATTACGATATCTTTTCCAATTCTTGTAAACGTTTTTGCCATTGCTGACCAACGTTTCATTTTACGGGCTTTTCTAAATTCAAACGCTCTTCCCATTTCTTTTTTGGTTTAAAGTTTCAAGTTTCAGGTTGCAAAAATAATAATTTCAAATTTAAACGCAAAGTTCGCAAGGTTTTACGTAAAGTTCGCAAAGCGATAAACTAAAAATCTTTTATGAACTTATATTCGCAATCTAAATCAACTTGAAACTTATATGACTTATATGTTTTAAAAGTCTCGACTTCGCTCGACTTGACAAATTGTTTTTGATTATTTCTTGTAAAATGGCATTTTAACCACTTTTGCTTTAATATCTTTATTTCTAATTCTAATGTAAATTTCTGAATCTGGTGTAGCTAAAGCCGTTGGAACATAACCCATTCCAATAGCAATTCCCATAGAAGGTGATTGTGTTCCAGAAGTTACGATTCCAACTACATTACCATCAGCATCAGCAATTTCGTAATCGTGACGAGGAATTCCTCTTTCTACCATTTCAAAACCAACTAATTTACGAGCAACACCTGCTTCTTTTTGTTTTTTCAAGTTTTCAGAATTTGTGAATTCTTTGTCGAATTTGGTAATCCATCCTAAGCCTGCTTCTAACGGAGAAGTAGTATCGTTAATGTCGTTTCCGTATAAACAGAATCCCATTTCTAAACGTAATGTATCACGTGCTGCTAATCCGATAGGTTTGATTCCGAATGCTGCTCCTGCTTCAAAAACTTTGTTCCAAATGTACTCTGCGTCTTCGTTTTTAAAATACACTTCAAATCCTCCAGAACCAGTATAACCAGTAGCCGAAACAATTACATCGCTTTTTCCTGCAAAATCACCAATTTGGAACGTATAATAGCCCATATTTGATAAATCAATTGAGGTTAAAGATTGCATAGCTTCAGCAGCTTTTGGTCCTTGAATTGCTAATAATGAATACTCGTCAGATAAATTTTGCATGTCTACACCTAAATCATTGTGTGAAGAAATCCAATTCCAATCTTTTTCAATGTTTGAAGCATTCACAACTAACATGTAATGATTGTCAGCAATTTTATAAACGATTAAATCATCAACAATTCCGCCTTCGTTATTTGGTAAACAAGAATATTGTGCTTTTCCATCTACTAATTTAGAAGCATCATTTGAAGTTACTTTCTGAATTAAGGCCAACGCATTTTCTCCTTTTAAGAAAAATTCTCCCATGTGAGAAACGTCAAAAACACCAACGCCATTTCTAACGGTTTCGTGTTCTACATTTACTCCTTCATATTGTACCGGCATATTGTATCCTGCAAACGGAACCATTTTAGCTCCTAAACTTTCGTGAATGTACGTTAACGCTGTATTTTTCATGATTTGATGTTGTATTTTTTGAATGCGCTAATTTATTGAAAATTCTTAAAAATGCACCCAGATTTGCCTTAAAATTTGAGAACTATTTATTTTTTGTTAATAATGCTGATAAATCTTGCATTTTAATAATTGTTTACAGAATTTTGGACTTTTAAAATTAACCCAATGGAAACTACACATTATATAAGTTCAGATTTATTGTCTATCGACATGATTAACGAGATTGTTTTTCAAGGAAAACAGTTGGCATTATCTGAAGAAGCGATTGTAAATATTGAAAAATGCAGAAAATATTTAGATGATAAAATGCAATCGAATTCAACACCAATTTACGGAATTAACACGGGTTTTGGTTCGTTGTGTAATGTGAAGATTTCGAATGAGAATTTATCTAAACTTCAAGAGAATTTAGTAAAATCGCACGCTTGCGGAACCGGGGAAGAAGTTCCCCATGAAATTGTAAAAATCATGTTGTTATTGAAAATCCAATCGTTAAGCTACGGGCATTCAGGTGTTCAGTTGGTGACGGTGCAACGATTAATTGATTTTTATAACAATGATATTTTCCCAGTAATTTACACTCAAGGTTCGTTGGGAGCTTCTGGAGATTTAGCTCCGTTAGCGCATTTATCTTTACCGTTATTAGGAGAAGGCGAAGTGTATTTAGATGGTTTTAGACAACCAGCTTCAAAAGTACTGGCGAAATTTGGTTGGGAACCAATCGTTTTACAATCGAAAGAAGGTTTAGCATTATTGAACGGAACGCAATTCATGAGTGCTTACGGTGTTTATTGCTTGATTAAAGCAGAGAAAATTTCGTATTTAGCAGATGTAATCGGAGCAGTTTCATTAGAAGGATTTGATGGAAGAAT
It encodes the following:
- the gcvT gene encoding glycine cleavage system aminomethyltransferase GcvT, which encodes MKNTALTYIHESLGAKMVPFAGYNMPVQYEGVNVEHETVRNGVGVFDVSHMGEFFLKGENALALIQKVTSNDASKLVDGKAQYSCLPNNEGGIVDDLIVYKIADNHYMLVVNASNIEKDWNWISSHNDLGVDMQNLSDEYSLLAIQGPKAAEAMQSLTSIDLSNMGYYTFQIGDFAGKSDVIVSATGYTGSGGFEVYFKNEDAEYIWNKVFEAGAAFGIKPIGLAARDTLRLEMGFCLYGNDINDTTSPLEAGLGWITKFDKEFTNSENLKKQKEAGVARKLVGFEMVERGIPRHDYEIADADGNVVGIVTSGTQSPSMGIAIGMGYVPTALATPDSEIYIRIRNKDIKAKVVKMPFYKK
- a CDS encoding PLP-dependent cysteine synthase family protein, coding for MKEEIKAYNSVLDLIGNTPLIKLNKVSADLPGNFYAKVEAFNPGHSTKDRIALYIIEEAEKRGILKPGDTIIETTSGNTGFSLAMVSIIKGYDCILAVSSKSSKDKIDMLRSMGAKVYVCPAHVSADDERSYYNVAKRLHEETKGSVYINQYFNELNVDAHYNSTGPEIWEQTNGQITHLVACSGTGGTISGTARFLKEQNPNIKILGVDAFGSVLKKYHETKEFDNAEIYPYRIEGLGKNLIPTATDFDVIDKFIKVSDEESAHTARELAKKEGLFVGYTSGAAFQAVKQYAEEGEFDANSKVVIIFPDHGSRYMSKVFSDDWMNEQGFFDSVNQEEALKIEIIK
- a CDS encoding YebC/PmpR family DNA-binding transcriptional regulator, with product MGRAFEFRKARKMKRWSAMAKTFTRIGKDIVIAVKEGGPNPESNARLRAVIQNAKAANMPKENVERAIKKASDKDTANYKEVLFEGYAPHGIAILIETATDNNNRTVANIRSYFNKCNGTLGTQGSVEFMFDHTCNFRIPAEGQDVEELELEMIDFGVEEIFADEDGIVMYAPFESFGAIQKELESRGLEILSSGFERIPQVTKELTADQVADVEKLLEKIEEDDDVMNVYHTMQESAE